The genomic interval TTGACATGACTAAGTGTGTTTGGttcatagagatattacagatatAGTAAGCATGCTGTAGGCGCTCATAAAAgtgggagagagagagagaataatttatgtattgctgtCTGTCTAATGGCGCATGCGCGTTGATTAGATTTCGTGTCAGAACATGATTTGAAATAGAATAAGATCTTTCCTGCAATACTATGGATAAATGAAATCTAGTGCAATGAAAACAATTGTATATTTCCcaattaatattcaataaaaatagatgTTTTTGAAGTACTTCACACTATGTATATCCATGAATGCACGGTGGTCGAGGTGTCAAGATCTCAGCATTTAGATTTTGCTTTTCTCGGTTCGATTCCGgcaaatgcaattttttttattctaatatatttataggaatactagctgacccggcaaacgttgttttgccatataaataatttcctaATAATTTATAGTGTAGACAAAAAATAGCTTACTTATTGtaagtatgtatgtatgtatgttagAATGTGTATATTGTATGTATGTAAGAATGTGGTATATGCGTGAAATAAGCATGGAGCGCTGTGAACGATGagggaatataaaaataacaaaaggcaaacattatttttaagttattataatttattccttaaaattatatatcattaattAAACAATTACGACAGTAACACTATGAAACAATATCAATCTCTTAATGCTATAGcgtgaacaatattttttgttagtcCATCTTTAGCTAACACAAACAAACTGGATGGTTTACCCACTCGAGAGCATGCCACGTATAATTGTCCGTGTGAAAAACATGGTGTTCTCAAATGTAATCCACAAACAGACATTGTTTGACCTTGGGATTTGTTGATAGTCATTGCAAATGCCAATCTAATCGGAAACTGAATACGTTTGAATTGAATTGGCACATCTGTAGGTATAATAGGAATCCGTGGTATGAGTATATTTTCACCTCTGAACTTGCCATTTAAAATCCTGGCTTCGATcacgtttttcattaatttttgaatgactAATCGCGTACCGTTGCACAGCCGGGGCGGGTTCAAACTACGAAGCAAGATAATTGGAGATCCAACCTTTAATTGTAAATTATGCGGTGGCATGCCTGGCAAATCCAGTGAGTTTAAAAACTCTATTACTACACTTGATGCATAAACAATAATGATGGCCGACAACTGTGTAGGGAGTGAGAAAGAAAGGAGACCGGCTTCGTTCTCATCCCTACTCCGTGCTGTTTACTGGGTCAGAAGTCACATGTAGACATCTGGCGGGGATAACTAATTAAATGACGATTGATCCGTTTTCGACCGGAGaggaaaaatgattaaattactAAAATGGCTATTAAAAAATAAGGGTTGATCGTAAAAGGGTGAAAATTGAGGATGTATGTATTTTTGTATgttgtatcataaaaaaatagaaattaaaaattttgtctaaaaaataaaaaaaaaatttaggggTGGACTACCCCTAACATTTAGGGggatgaaaaatagatgttgGCCGATTCTCATAGATACTGGATAAgcacaaaaaatttcatcaaaatcggTCAAGCCGTTTCGGAGGAGTATGGCAACGAAAACTGTGacacgagaattttatatattattaattaaaaaaaaaaataaaatatatatatatatatatatatatatatatatatattata from Diorhabda sublineata isolate icDioSubl1.1 chromosome 8, icDioSubl1.1, whole genome shotgun sequence carries:
- the LOC130448269 gene encoding ATP-dependent DNA helicase pif1-like; translation: MPPHNLQLKVGSPIILLRSLNPPRLCNGTRLVIQKLMKNVIEARILNGKFRGENILIPRIPIIPTDVPIQFKRIQFPIRLAFAMTINKSQGQTMSVCGLHLRTPCFSHGQLYVACSRVGKPSSLFVLAKDGLTKNIVHAIALRD